The proteins below are encoded in one region of Lactuca sativa cultivar Salinas chromosome 3, Lsat_Salinas_v11, whole genome shotgun sequence:
- the LOC122197548 gene encoding uncharacterized protein LOC122197548, producing MPQTCIPPVIANEAALALSISPEYNKKREFIKDKPLSSCINKLVMDDVSVDRIGGNKDDAANEFDHGFNEFDEECNDINQDFNEFHKACNDIDQGFNEFDEAANDFDIGLYQQILQSNEQNVDDEVHEGEENAVNKEVTEEENHDRNEMNDENVEMRDFAVDDGSEDNIETDEDNHERSDESEDSDDNDFWVDEDNIIHDVEVDMRDFYMNIDLEAEFLEKRLSKHRENDSDEVNEELDVIDNDQLDSLDEGSDIDRKRRAVIKELGKETRCSQGEIHKVTFRIGQKYKNKKELKEKIQLHALETRRNIFFMKNDKMRLRAICKGTVAFNDGHVGEPTPCPWVIQGSRSDVNSNWFIKTYNHQHKCLQTRKVRSATAKFISKQIMDQIESNPTIPVRALQDQLQKDYQVGFSIHKVSRAKSTAKKLVQGDYKKQYDVLRDYILELQSTNAETIVKLEFDSEPNLSATSRRFKRMYVCLGGMKKGFRACLRDFLGFDGAFMKGPFPGQILTAVRVDSNNGIYPLAYAIVETENTDSWKWFLECIADDLDLYANLNFTFISDRQKGLQTAISQLFPCAEHRFCLRHIHDNMRKTWRTNEYKEHLWNCATSTTIPPQHWARSHFTCRAVSDMLLNNLCEVFNSKLIEGRDKPLITRLDYIREYMMKRICNVIKVQKKCVGPLTPSATKIMEKNVNWASQYTVRWNGSDKYQVQGPWQDEHVVDMVERVCSCRKWELIGLPCKHVIAVLNDKADNGEEVGELHTYAHRVHWLET from the exons ATGCCACAAACATGCATACCACCTGTGATAGCAAATGAAGCTGCTTTAGCCTTATCGATATCCCCTGAATATAATAAGAAAAGGGAATTTATCAAGGACAAACCATTGTCATCATGTATTAATAAATTGGTGATGGATGATGTTAGTGTTGATAGAATTGGTGGGAATAAGGATGATGCAGCTAATGAATTTGaccatggatttaatgaatttgATGAGGAATGTAATGATATTAACCAAGATTTTAATGAATTTCATAAGGCATGTAATGATATTGACCAGGGATTTAATGAATTTGATGAGGCAGCTAATGACTTTGATATTGGGTTGTACCAACAGATTTTACAGTCTAATGAACAGAATGTAGATGATGAGGTTCATGAAGGTGAAGAAAATGCAGTTAATAAGGAAGTCACTGAAGAAGAGAATCATGACAGAAATGAAATGAATGATGAGAATGTAGAGATGAGAGATTTTGCAGTTGATGATGGAAGTGAAGATAACATAGAGACTGATGAAGACAATCATGAAAGAAGTGATGAGAGTGAGGACAGTGATGATAATGATTTCTGGGTGGATGAAGACAACATAATCCATGATGTAGAAGTAGATATGAGGGATTTTTACATGAATATAGATCTTGAAGCAGAATTTCTTgaaaaaagattatcaaagcatagaGAGAATGATAGTGATGAGGTCAATGAAGAGTTGGATGTTATAGATAATGATCAATTGGATTCATTGGATGAGGGTTCTGATATAGATAGAAAAAGAAGAGCTGTAATAAAGGAATTAGGGAAGGAGACTAGGTGCTCTCAAGGTGAGATACACAAGGTAACTtttaggataggacaaaaatataaaaataagaaGGAGTTAAAGGAAAAGATACAATTGCATGCACTGGAAACAAGAAGGAATATATTCTTTATGAAAAACGACAAAATGAGGTTACGGGCAATCTGTAAAGGAACTGTAGCCTTTAATGATGGTCATGTGGGTGAACCTACCCCTTGTCCTTGGGTGATACAAGGTTCTAGGTCAGATGTAAATAGTAACTGGTTCATAAAAACTTACAACCACCAACATAAATGCCTCCAGACAAGAAAAGTTAGATCTGCAACAGCAAAGTTTATCTCTAAGCAGATAATGGACCAGATTGAATCCAACCCAACAATCCCAGTCAGAGCTCTTCAAGACCAACTTCAAAAGGATTATCAAGTTGGATTCTCTATTCACAAGGTATCCAGGGCCAAATCTACTGCAAAAAAACTTGTCCAGGGTGATTACAAAAAGCAATATGATGTTCTTAGAGATTACATCCTGGAGTTGCAGTCTACTAATGCAGAAACCATTGTGAAGTTAGAGTTTGATTCAGAACCCAACCTAAGTGCTACCTCAAGAAGGTTTAAAAGGATGTACGTGTGTTTGGGTGGAATGAAGAAGGGCTTTAGAGCTTGCCTgagggattttctaggttttgatGGGGCATTTATGAAGGGCCCTTTCCCAGGACAAATTTTAACTGCAGTTAGGGTAGACTCCAACAATGGAATATACCCCCTAGCTTATGCCATTGTTGAGACTGAGAACACTGACAGTTGGAAGTGGTTTCTAGAGTGTATTGCAGATGATCTGGACCTATATGCAAACTTAAACTTCACATTTATAAGTGACAGACAAAAG GGATTGCAGACTGCCATTTCTCAGTTGTTCCCATGTGCTGAGCACAGGTTTTGTCTCAGGCATATACATGACAATATGAGAAAAACATGGAGAACTAAtgagtacaaggaacatttgtggAATTGTGCTACATCAACAACA ATTCCCCCACAACATTGGGCAAGAAGCCACTTCACAT GCAGAGCAGTTTCAGATATGCTTCTGAATAATCTTTGTGAAGTTTTTaatagcaaattgattgagggaAGGGACAAGCCACTGATAACCCGCTTGGACTACATTAGGGAGTATATGATGAAAAGAATATGCAATGTCATAAAGGTGCAAAAGAAGTGTGTTGGTCCACTAACCCCATCTGCAACAAAGATCATGGAGAAGAATGTGAATTGGGCATCTCAGTACACAGTTAGGTGGAATGGGTCAGATAAATACCAAGTGCAAGGGCCATGGCAGGATGAACATGTTGTTGACATGGTTGAAAGAGTATGCAGTTGTAGGAAGTGGGAATTAATAGGACTCCCTTGTAAGCATGTCATTGCAGTCCTAAATGACAAAGCAGATAATGGTGAGGAAGTTGGAGAACTGCACACTTATGCCCACAGGGTGCACTGGCTAGAAACATAG